The following coding sequences are from one Paenibacillus tundrae window:
- a CDS encoding ABC transporter substrate-binding protein, with amino-acid sequence MFRQRASWIVLITLLVFVLAACGKTSEVAETTPQDQNTSAEQSGTQSIEHLKGTAVIPQKIDRMVVLSAAYIDHMLTIDEKPAGVNVEVRYGGDYPPYLADQLAGVPTVGSADSPNLEAILQIDPDVIVIESRTAENAYEQLEKIAPTIVIGTEWLDYEDDTTYWTQDLLTIAGMYDKVDLAKTKIAEVEQQANQLKAKIEQLDEKKLAYLRVREKTLQIYAAKGHPTNTLLYHDLGFEPTGVTPAEQREDLSMEKISDIDADFVVLEVDPNAEDYLDGINGSSLWKSVPAVVADQVYTTDSFWLFKGWGAIGRSEIINEIEDMIQ; translated from the coding sequence ATGTTTAGACAGAGAGCATCATGGATCGTACTGATAACCCTGCTTGTGTTTGTTCTAGCGGCATGCGGGAAAACGTCGGAAGTAGCGGAGACTACACCTCAGGATCAGAACACATCGGCAGAACAGAGTGGTACCCAGTCGATTGAACATCTTAAAGGAACAGCGGTTATACCACAGAAAATTGATCGTATGGTTGTCTTGTCTGCTGCTTATATTGATCACATGTTGACGATAGATGAGAAGCCAGCGGGTGTAAATGTAGAAGTGCGTTATGGAGGAGATTACCCTCCTTATCTTGCAGATCAATTGGCTGGAGTTCCGACCGTAGGTTCTGCAGACAGCCCTAACTTAGAAGCTATTCTTCAGATTGATCCAGATGTTATCGTAATTGAGAGCCGAACGGCTGAGAATGCGTATGAGCAGTTGGAGAAAATTGCGCCGACCATCGTTATTGGCACCGAATGGCTCGATTATGAGGACGATACCACCTATTGGACACAGGACTTGTTAACTATTGCAGGGATGTATGACAAGGTCGATCTGGCCAAAACAAAAATTGCTGAAGTGGAACAACAAGCCAACCAGCTTAAAGCAAAAATTGAACAATTGGATGAGAAGAAACTAGCTTATCTACGTGTAAGAGAAAAAACATTACAGATCTATGCGGCAAAAGGACATCCAACCAATACGCTGTTGTATCATGATCTTGGATTTGAACCTACTGGGGTGACACCAGCCGAACAACGTGAGGATCTATCTATGGAGAAGATTTCAGATATTGACGCTGATTTTGTAGTTCTTGAGGTTGACCCAAACGCTGAGGATTATCTAGATGGCATTAACGGAAGCTCCCTTTGGAAGAGTGTTCCTGCGGTCGTTGCAGATCAGGTCTATACCACGGATTCCTTCTGGTTGTTCAAGGGCTGGGGAGCTATTGGACGTAGCGAGATTATCAACGAAATTGAAGATATGATTCAATAG
- a CDS encoding (2Fe-2S)-binding protein, with amino-acid sequence MGRYPGSDHDSDPKHSELVETLQHFFVTTIRSSWEISEYSFTVKDLLNGEQRRSFLREQATQQGLELGGTGSIAVGTLFAKRYSVWVMAVISAFSLYDTLLRIENDVVRVELTGSGRMRYESQLEQVTVAYADLAKRKSQLSMLKGRLQLQLGMILQGVAADTGASEKVMWALIAHNVQQLYAQMIHDEGIWKTAERLTRIQEDRSVWLAPQGDTESPFAMKHKCFEHPKWQGQPFLIRRYCCLAYQVGSGSHAHGYCNSCPKLDSESRLRNLLQS; translated from the coding sequence ATGGGACGTTATCCAGGTTCAGATCATGATTCAGATCCAAAACACTCCGAGCTAGTTGAGACTTTACAGCATTTTTTTGTGACGACGATTAGAAGTTCGTGGGAGATTTCCGAGTATTCCTTTACGGTGAAGGATCTGCTCAATGGGGAGCAACGGAGATCGTTCCTGCGTGAACAGGCTACGCAGCAGGGGCTTGAGCTTGGAGGTACGGGAAGTATTGCTGTAGGCACACTCTTCGCAAAGCGCTATTCGGTATGGGTTATGGCTGTCATCTCTGCGTTTAGTCTCTATGACACCTTACTCCGAATTGAAAACGATGTTGTACGTGTGGAACTGACTGGATCAGGCAGGATGCGTTATGAGAGCCAGTTGGAGCAGGTCACCGTTGCGTATGCAGATCTTGCTAAACGAAAATCCCAGCTCAGCATGCTCAAAGGAAGACTGCAGCTACAGCTGGGAATGATCTTACAGGGTGTAGCTGCTGATACAGGAGCGAGTGAGAAGGTCATGTGGGCACTTATTGCACACAATGTGCAACAGCTGTATGCACAAATGATCCATGATGAAGGCATATGGAAAACGGCTGAACGATTAACACGAATACAAGAGGATCGCAGCGTATGGCTCGCTCCGCAAGGTGATACCGAATCTCCGTTTGCAATGAAGCACAAATGCTTTGAGCATCCTAAGTGGCAAGGACAGCCGTTTTTGATACGTCGATATTGTTGTTTGGCCTATCAGGTAGGAAGCGGCAGTCATGCACATGGATACTGCAACAGTTGCCCGAAGTTAGATTCGGAATCCCGATTGCGCAATCTCCTACAATCGTGA
- a CDS encoding helix-turn-helix transcriptional regulator, which produces MTTFDVPEHVGSGLFQSLRLGAHATWSWSDLTPRRNTFVDEQGEHAGVVLAFNLMGEQRWRNRDTGREHLLPENYFGIYDGGAYAATNTYEENERSMQMGFQIAPGFCSILFEKIRETGAISSFNHVPRIAGMDIPPVARRVIQDMLGCTYSEDLRDHYLQAKLTELIVVLTGELTDRSQPQLPEIKLSDSDRAGLKEVKRILNACYADSPTIPELVRPAMMNENKLKRAFKQQYGKSIHAYIIEKRMEKARELLESGEVGVSEAAHQVGYTNTSYFISRFRQMYGYNPGSLKR; this is translated from the coding sequence ATGACGACATTTGATGTTCCTGAACATGTAGGGAGTGGGCTGTTTCAATCGTTAAGGCTGGGAGCACACGCCACATGGTCATGGTCAGATCTTACCCCACGCCGGAATACATTCGTAGACGAACAAGGTGAACATGCAGGGGTCGTGCTTGCTTTTAACCTCATGGGTGAGCAGAGATGGCGTAATCGAGATACGGGGCGTGAACATCTTCTGCCGGAGAATTATTTTGGTATATATGATGGTGGTGCATATGCGGCGACCAATACATATGAAGAAAATGAGCGCAGTATGCAAATGGGGTTCCAGATCGCTCCTGGATTCTGTTCCATACTGTTCGAGAAGATTCGGGAGACCGGAGCAATTAGCAGCTTTAATCATGTGCCTAGAATAGCCGGAATGGACATCCCGCCAGTAGCCCGACGCGTTATACAGGACATGCTTGGATGTACATATTCTGAGGACCTTCGTGATCATTATTTGCAAGCCAAGTTGACGGAATTAATCGTTGTGCTTACTGGAGAGCTGACCGATCGATCACAGCCACAATTGCCAGAGATAAAGTTAAGTGATTCCGACCGGGCTGGGCTGAAGGAGGTAAAGCGAATATTGAATGCTTGTTATGCAGATTCACCTACGATTCCGGAGTTGGTTCGCCCCGCGATGATGAACGAAAATAAGTTGAAACGAGCATTCAAGCAGCAATATGGGAAGTCCATTCATGCATACATTATCGAAAAACGAATGGAGAAGGCACGTGAGCTGCTAGAAAGTGGCGAAGTCGGTGTATCAGAGGCTGCTCATCAGGTAGGTTACACGAATACAAGTTACTTCATCAGTAGGTTCAGGCAGATGTACGGTTATAATCCAGGCTCACTTAAACGGTGA
- a CDS encoding DUF896 domain-containing protein, which produces MIPILGRINELSRKQRSSTGLTQAEQLEQQELRKQYLQAIRGQVLTTMLGVSVVDPLGNNVTPEKLIIEKMQRRKQAEQ; this is translated from the coding sequence ATGATTCCTATTTTGGGACGCATCAACGAATTAAGTAGAAAACAACGCAGCAGTACCGGACTGACGCAAGCAGAACAACTAGAGCAGCAAGAGCTGAGAAAACAGTATTTGCAGGCCATTCGAGGTCAAGTACTTACAACTATGCTAGGCGTGTCCGTTGTGGATCCACTGGGCAATAACGTGACACCTGAGAAATTAATTATTGAAAAAATGCAGCGCCGTAAACAGGCGGAGCAATAG
- a CDS encoding NAD(P)/FAD-dependent oxidoreductase — translation MSLEALNERVMHDLACLSYGGADWTCAKQHTEGHVYDVVIVGGGQSGLGAAFGLLRERISNIVVIDENVAGFEGPWETYARMVTLRTPKHLTSIDLGIPSLTFRSWWEAQTGREGWEEVDKIPRGDWMNYLRWYREVLKLPVMNEVKLTLIEPMEHGIYRLQVNRAGMKDFLFARKVVLATGIQGGGEWHVPPMIADKLPRELYAHTSETIDFERLKGKKIAVLGGGASAFDNASYALAAGVAEAHVFVRRDQLPRVNPIRQMEQSGMIERFHALPTSDKYAVISHFFKFNQPPTNDTFNRAAVWPGFRLHLNSPWQQVEAQNNKAMVTTEQGTFTFDFLVVSTGLLSDPALRSELRLVEGHIARWADRYEPPVEHRNALLDAHPYLTPGFALTSRDEEGTSKLHGLFVFNYSALASCGLSASAISGTRSAIPKLVSSIADQLFMDDRDTILQRFFAYNEQEFTATWAENTALK, via the coding sequence GTGAGCCTTGAAGCTTTGAATGAACGTGTTATGCATGATCTTGCTTGTTTGTCTTATGGTGGTGCGGACTGGACATGTGCAAAACAACATACAGAAGGCCATGTCTATGATGTTGTCATTGTGGGCGGGGGGCAGAGCGGACTAGGAGCTGCGTTTGGACTTCTTCGTGAACGAATCTCCAACATTGTTGTTATTGACGAGAATGTAGCTGGATTTGAAGGGCCTTGGGAGACTTATGCACGGATGGTTACTTTACGAACACCCAAACATCTGACCTCCATTGATCTGGGCATCCCGTCGTTAACCTTTCGTTCCTGGTGGGAGGCGCAGACTGGTCGTGAGGGCTGGGAAGAGGTAGACAAAATTCCTCGAGGAGATTGGATGAACTATTTACGATGGTACCGGGAAGTATTGAAACTGCCAGTGATGAATGAGGTGAAATTGACACTTATTGAGCCTATGGAGCATGGCATATATCGACTTCAGGTGAATAGAGCAGGAATGAAGGACTTCCTTTTTGCACGTAAAGTGGTGCTCGCGACGGGAATACAAGGTGGCGGTGAGTGGCATGTGCCGCCGATGATTGCGGATAAGCTACCTCGGGAGCTATATGCACATACTTCTGAAACGATTGATTTTGAACGATTAAAGGGGAAAAAGATTGCCGTGCTTGGTGGTGGTGCCTCCGCTTTTGATAATGCGAGTTATGCGCTTGCTGCCGGTGTGGCAGAAGCTCATGTATTTGTACGACGAGACCAGCTACCGCGCGTGAATCCAATTCGTCAGATGGAACAGTCGGGCATGATTGAACGTTTCCATGCACTACCTACATCAGATAAATATGCAGTTATCTCCCATTTTTTTAAATTTAATCAGCCGCCAACGAATGATACGTTCAATCGAGCAGCGGTCTGGCCAGGATTCAGACTACATCTGAACTCACCATGGCAACAAGTCGAGGCTCAAAATAATAAAGCGATGGTTACAACGGAGCAAGGTACCTTTACGTTTGATTTTCTTGTGGTCAGCACAGGCTTACTTAGTGATCCGGCTCTTCGTTCAGAACTGCGATTAGTTGAAGGTCACATTGCACGCTGGGCAGATCGGTATGAGCCACCTGTAGAACATCGCAATGCCTTACTTGACGCCCACCCTTATTTAACCCCAGGGTTTGCGCTGACAAGTCGAGATGAGGAGGGCACATCTAAGTTACACGGGCTCTTTGTGTTTAATTATTCTGCACTGGCAAGTTGCGGCTTATCCGCGTCGGCTATCTCGGGAACCAGAAGTGCAATCCCCAAGTTAGTTTCATCCATAGCGGATCAACTATTTATGGATGATCGTGACACGATATTACAACGATTTTTTGCTTATAATGAGCAGGAGTTCACAGCCACATGGGCAGAGAATACTGCACTGAAATGA
- a CDS encoding DeoR/GlpR family DNA-binding transcription regulator — MLTEERYAAIIERLHLQGIVKLQELVDVLGASESTIRRDLIDLESRQMLKRIHGGAALVNEKSLEPGMEEKTFKNIQQKVTIARLAAQEIQNGECVYLDAGTTTLAMIPFIEAKDVTVVTNGLSHVEALVSKRIRSYLLGGMMKIHTKAVIGSIALQNMDNFRFDKCFLGTNGVDPEMGYTTPDPEEALIKRRAHQLSGKSYVLADSSKIGEITFAKLFDLEEADLITEQVPEHWRHLIAQKTKIIEG; from the coding sequence ATGCTGACTGAAGAACGATATGCTGCAATTATAGAGCGCTTACATTTACAGGGGATTGTGAAATTACAGGAGCTTGTCGATGTGCTTGGAGCCTCTGAATCAACAATCAGGCGTGATCTTATCGATTTGGAAAGTCGTCAAATGCTCAAACGAATTCATGGCGGCGCTGCATTGGTCAATGAGAAGTCATTGGAACCTGGCATGGAAGAAAAAACGTTCAAAAACATCCAACAAAAGGTGACGATTGCTCGTTTGGCTGCACAGGAGATCCAAAATGGCGAATGTGTCTATCTCGATGCAGGGACAACGACCCTTGCTATGATTCCTTTTATTGAAGCAAAGGATGTCACCGTTGTGACAAATGGACTATCTCATGTGGAAGCCTTGGTAAGCAAGCGAATTCGTAGCTACTTGCTAGGCGGTATGATGAAAATCCATACAAAAGCTGTGATTGGTAGTATTGCGTTACAGAACATGGATAACTTCCGCTTCGATAAATGTTTCCTTGGAACGAACGGGGTAGATCCCGAAATGGGGTATACAACTCCTGATCCGGAGGAAGCCTTGATTAAAAGGCGTGCACATCAGTTGTCGGGGAAATCTTACGTACTGGCTGATTCCAGCAAAATCGGGGAAATTACTTTTGCCAAATTGTTTGATTTGGAAGAGGCAGATCTGATTACGGAGCAGGTACCAGAACACTGGCGGCACTTAATCGCCCAGAAAACTAAAATAATCGAGGGATAA
- the pfkB gene encoding 1-phosphofructokinase: MIYTLTLNPSIDYIVEVHDLKLGGLNRMNRDLKLPGGKGINVSRILNQLGATNTAFGFLGGFTGRFINDRLQEEAIRTDFVTIADDTRINIKLKHGEETEINGLGPAISSEESEQLLQKMSGLQQGDIVILSGSVPPALGADFYDRLIKVCKQAGAEFVIDTTGKALMDALVHEPLLVKPNHHELAELFGVTIETREELITYGRRLLEAGAKHVLISMAGEGALFITQEEVHHANVPKGVVKNSVGAGDSMIGGFVGTYVLNGDLLEAFRTGVASGSATAFSDDLATRELIDELRTQVSITKL, translated from the coding sequence ATGATATATACGTTAACACTTAATCCTTCCATCGATTATATCGTGGAAGTGCATGATCTGAAACTTGGTGGACTGAATCGAATGAACCGGGACTTGAAACTTCCGGGTGGTAAAGGCATAAACGTATCACGCATTCTTAATCAGCTTGGTGCCACGAACACAGCATTTGGATTCCTTGGTGGATTCACAGGACGTTTCATTAATGATCGATTGCAAGAAGAAGCGATCCGTACTGACTTTGTTACCATTGCAGATGACACGCGCATCAATATTAAGCTGAAGCATGGTGAAGAGACAGAAATCAACGGACTTGGACCTGCGATTAGCTCTGAAGAGTCTGAACAATTGCTTCAGAAGATGTCAGGATTGCAGCAAGGGGATATCGTAATTCTGTCGGGAAGTGTTCCACCTGCGCTGGGAGCCGATTTTTATGATCGTTTGATCAAGGTATGTAAACAAGCTGGCGCTGAATTCGTTATTGATACGACAGGTAAGGCATTAATGGATGCTCTTGTCCATGAACCGTTGCTTGTGAAGCCAAATCATCATGAACTTGCAGAACTGTTCGGTGTAACGATTGAAACTCGTGAAGAACTCATAACCTATGGTCGAAGACTATTAGAAGCAGGCGCCAAGCATGTACTTATTTCCATGGCTGGCGAAGGAGCATTGTTCATAACACAGGAAGAAGTTCATCATGCCAATGTTCCTAAAGGCGTTGTCAAAAACTCGGTAGGTGCCGGAGATTCCATGATTGGCGGATTTGTGGGTACTTACGTTCTGAACGGGGATCTGCTTGAAGCCTTTCGTACAGGTGTTGCATCTGGAAGTGCCACTGCGTTCTCTGATGATCTTGCGACAAGAGAGCTTATTGATGAATTACGCACGCAAGTCAGCATTACTAAACTGTAG